cttttactaaaaaggtgAAATGACTACATTATTATGGAACGTATGGAGTATAATAAGAACTATCTCCGCCCCTCAATTATTGTCACTCTTGTTATTTTCGTATGTCCCCCATTAATTATTCACTTTCCCTTTTTAGCATGAATGGTAAGTATGCctcttacattccactaactcatttcactcaaattttattacatTACTTTTTagcataattgaaactcataTTGTACTAATTTTGTTAAcctactttctattatattttttaaaatctacaCCGGACCAAAGTGAACAATTATTAGATGATAAAGAGAATAATACAATACTaggataaattaaaataaattttattttaaatgaaattagtCAGAGAAGGGAGTGAGGATGAGCAAAGTTCTAAAAATAGATTGATAGAATAACTATATTTCCTGAATAAGTCACTTTTATGGATATTACTCAGTTTGAGAACACATAACTAATTACATATTCTCAAAATGTGTTAACACAAGTGAAATAGTGTGATACCgacatttatttatctttaaTAATTAATTCTATATACTTAAgattttatttgattaaattaatttactTATAATATCATTTTTCATCGATCTCAATATACTTCTATAAATATGTGTAGTACTCCGTAGTTgacaagaaaaaataaaatattttttcatcctctccAACTCACGTTTCTCTAATTCTCTTCATCTACTAGTTTGTATTCTTAAATATCATACACATGTATTGTTCATGTATTTCATGTAATACTAAGTAGATCTGTCGGATTTATAATCTGACCCATTGGAAAATTCATGCCAAGTAGTACAAAATAATACACGTAAATCTGTAGgttttcaaaaacaaaaacttaaatGCTTTTAACAAAAGTTAGTTAATGTTGTTTTACTGTTTTTCAAAGTATAGGTTTGCATAATTAATTTGTTTCAAAATTACTCATTATTTATGCTACTACCATttgcaattttttattttttaaaaataaatgttttaaATAATTGATTAAATTCTTACCATTAATATTgttcataaaattttatatttaacacactcaactaattaaattatttccaATATTACTCATTATTCGTGCTAGTTCACTTTACAAATTACGattattttgaaaaacaaaTATTTGCATATATGATCGAATCGGTATTCAATAAAGAGTGTTATTAATAGACGCTATAACGGTGTCATTGCTGCTTGTTGACACTACTGACTCTTTGAATGTTGGCAATATTTTCTACAATTGTCTATTtatatatactccttccgttccataaaaatatgtacaattttcattttcatccatcccataaaaatatgtgcattccatttttaaaaagttatatcaattaaataatataggtcACACCATCCACTaactcttactttaccatactaTTCTCctaatctctcttactttaccatactattctcctcttctctcttactttacgaattttatcttaattctggTGTCATATCCAtcacccatatttttatgggacggagagagtatttaatttttttctattgctcatatttaaatatttctgtttctttaTTCATCTCTCGCATGTGTCCCTATCAACCATATATGAGTTACTTTTATTAATATTGGTTTGTGCCTTCTAGTGTCACAATTTTGTCTTCTGCTTACATGCTACtatcatttaaattaattcattGTGCAACGAAATAACATGAGTGTCACTGTAACAGCGTCAATGGAATCCAACATGTACTTCGGATTTAAGAGCCAACAAAGCCTTTTGATGAATATTATTATTTCCATTTAACAtttaggagtataatttatttctaaattcaatatattctctcaaaataattttaataataattttttgctttttattttcttgtaacCACCACTAGCTGAATGGTTGTTTAATATTCCTTGGTGATTTAATTTCATGCTTCTTTCATATCAAGTTGTGCCTATAAAAGATATGGAGATGTAGGTGGATTTCACATCACAACACAAAGAGTTTCTTCGATCTCTCTCATTTGAACAGTTGAATTCTAGCATCTTAGCTTGCATTTTAGAAGCATTGTGTTGCTCGACTATCGATTCGACATCAAGTTCTTCGGTGCCTATGACTTTGATATGCTTTACTCGATATGAGGAAAGTAGTTTCATCATCTAAAGCTTTTAGATGAAAATGCTTAGCCATCCGCCGCCACACTCGTTGCTCCTCTACCAAAATGCGTCCACAACAGACAAGCCGAGTAGGAAACCTAGAAGAGGTAGTTGTCTACAATGAAGAGTAGAAttgaaaaatgtaattttgACTATTTGTAATGTAAAAGTAAATAATAGCTGTGATcgatgataaaaaaatattgagaTTTTGATAATTGAGCCTaatcaaattcaaatattattcgtgtaaaaaatatatatactcatatttcaaCTCAAATTTCATCtatgcaaaattaaaattcaaatattattcctgtaaaaaatatatatactcaaATTTCATATAtgcaaaatttaaattatactactaattaagTGCTTGgcttttaaaaaaggaaataaaatcaaaataaaacatacgTATATAACCACTTTCTTTGTAATAGAGGATTTTGGATTATACATCACGAATGTGATCCTAAGTAACACAAAAAGAGCATGCAAAGATATAGTCAAAATTTTCAACTCATAAGTTTAAAACTAAATAAATGTATGTGAATGCATGGGCGTATATTTAATCAAAGACGGATCCTACTCGTCGTTCTTATCTTAGACTTAGGACTTTGGAGTAATCTTTTCTTTTCcactttataaaaatattttatacacATTCGAATTTCCAACACACGAAATAAAATACAGTATTTAAAACTAAAGGGAAGAGAAAAGAAATATAGGCTCGTGCAATGCAATCACTGCCTTTTGACCTTTGACTAGAGGCACGTGCGCGGCATCTTTTGACTCAAATTTCTCGGCTATTGCGGAGAGGCGCACGTGCACTTCTGTCTCCTTCTGGCTCAACTGTTGTTagcataattaattattaagatTATTAGTAATAATTTTAAAGTTTAGTTGGGAATATTATACGATTATCATCATGTTTAGGATTCTTTCATGCTTGTATTATATCCCTGCCATGTCAGCATCCATCGCAGAAATTTGATATGGCACTATGGATTATGTttagaaataatattatgtatataAAATAAACTATAATTACTTCTGATttaattttaacataaaatATTGATCCTTCTTTTGTTTGTTTGCTCTTTTAGTATCTATGTTAACGTGTATTTGCGGGTTAATAGTGAGATTAGACCGTAGTTAATATTTTGAAGAAtcttataatatttttatttaattttatgcaatgAGTTCAGCAAAATTTATTCTGTTTATATTAATGTTGTTACTATTAATTATCTCTGAGATTGTAGTTGTAAATGTTTGGACACAAGGAACTCCCATGTTCCCGAGAATTTCATACTATGTTAATATAAAAAggttatagtatatttttatcataaaattattttaagttATATTTTCCGTCTTTAATAATTATATCCAATTATTGCAACAAATGGACATGCAAAAAGAATGaaatcatttaatttattttgaatctAATTTTATATCttagttataattaacaataaacACATGTGTGGCCATCTTTCGACAATGCAAAATCTTTTTTACATTAACCTCATTACTTGATGTGTAGCAATGAAAGAAAAAGACAAGCATAACGATGAAGAATGGGCCAAGCATGGTAGCAATTTAGAATACACTGCAGCCCAAGTTTTAGTAGATGCTAGTAGAATACACTGCAGCCCAAGTTTTAGTAGATGCTAGTAGAATACACTGCAAAATTTGATTGGATGATATCCGCTCCCGACCCATATTCCTATATTTTTGgttagaataatgctatgcggccacattatggccggccataaattaattaaataacaaaaaaattgattttttttcaattttttggtttaatactacttgattttacctttatatcatcttcattatatgttgctcaacatgttagtgttgctgtttcgtagtttttgctcaacttattactactgtcatttcttgattgttgctcaacgtatacagtaattcgtgatattaatgtgttttacgtaatggaattcaaagataagtatcaactcacaagtccattcacacacatataagtttatatcggtaattctaatttttgtatacatgtaaatggactaaattaactttttatggccagccacattatggccatttagcatcactcttttgGTTATCGGATCAGATCGGAAATGATCCGGTACCCACTATCCGTTTGGACACTCCTACTAACTATAGTTTGACGACCAAAAAAGAAATGCAACTTAACTATGGTGGAATAGATGTagttattttttatgaaatatatttcaATTTGAGAAAACAGTATCTAATCTTGTTAAGATACACAAACCCAAAAATGGAGTAGGATGGGCCAATTAACAAGAGTAGTTAAGGTAACAAAACacaattttgtgaaaatgttaGTAGGAAAAAAATATGAGAGTGCTTATTACAAAATGAGTTAGCATGAAAAACACACATGTTATGTCTAAGAAAACAAAAGATAGAGATTCAAGAAGAGTTATTATGAGAGGAGAGGCGAAGCCCAGCTCTAAGCACCTGATATTTCCTACTAGGATGCATGCACGAGAAGAGGGAAACCTTAGGCTTCTTGGAAGACTTATTCCCAAAGATGAATGACCTCAGCGGCACTTTATTTCTATGCTCCGACTGCTCCGATATCCCAAACTCCTGATCCAGCAGCCCCAGCGTCTTGTCTATCTGCAGCTGCAGCATGCTTACATGGTCGAGCCCCACCTCGAGCTCTTCTCTCACCTTCTCATTCTCCTGCTTCATGTTCAGCACTTCCCCTTGCAGCTTGGCCGCCTGGTGGCTGCTGAATCTCTTCTCCACCCCTTCCCTCAGCGCCTCCGTGATCTCCTCTTGTATGTTGCATAGTGAGGTGAACCTGTTTTTCAGCTCATCCTTCAGCGGCGCGCTCTGTTCAAGCCACACTGATAGCTCCCTCTGTATGTCCCTCAGGTGCTTGAATATTGGCACCACTTCTGATTTCATCTGTGTgtctcctccgcctcctccgttGTCTGTGTTTCGCCTCTCCCTCAGCTTTGACAGCTCCTCATCCAAGTCTCTGACCTCTGTCTTGAACTTTTGTATCTGGTGGAACGCGGTGCTGAATCTGAACCAGAAGTCTAGATTCTCGTCTAGTATGGCGTCGATGTCTGTCCTAAGCTTCTCCTCCACTTGTGACAGCGACGACGCCATGTACACCATCCCTGTTTCGTTGGTTTTGTCTGTCAGGGGGGGGCCTCTGATGTCCTTGGTGAGGGTTACATCCTCGTTTTCTCCGGGCTGGAACGTGTCGTCTTCTTCTGAGATGGTGGAGAGTGGGGCTGTGTCCCCTTCGAGGGCGCTGAGCCTCATGCGGAGATTGGCGATTTCCTCGTCTCGCCTTGAGATGACCTTTTTGAGCTCTCTCATCTGTATGGTGGTGTCGAATTGGCTGTCTCGTTCCTTCCTCTCGACCTCGTTGAGCTTTTTCTTTACCTCCttgtagtttcttaggattgtGGTGTATTCTTTCAGGAGGATCTTCTCTCTGTCCTCCATTCCGCAGAGGAGAACTTGCTGCCAGCTGATGTCGTCTTTGTCTTTGTCTTTGTCTTTGCCTTTGTCTTTGTCTTTGTCTTTGTCTTTGTCTTTGGCTCTGGCTCTGCCTTCGGAATCTTCTTCCAGAATCTCCATAATTGTTTTGCGGCTAGAGAAGGATGTTGTTTTCCTTACCATGTTCTCGTTGTGTTCCTTCTCTTGCACGGATGAGAACGAGCGTCGAACCTTGTTCACTCCTTGTTCTACATTCTGTACCTCTCTCACATCTTTGAAcacctcttcctcttcttcgccCGCCTCTCGTGTGGCCAGACTCTCTGAGGTGCGGccagcatcatcatcatcctcatcaACGTCCACCCCTTGTTCGTCTCCCTTCAAATCGCTTGAGGAGCGACCAGCCTCCTCGCCCGTCTCTGCATCTGTCAAGAGACTATCATCAGCATCTGCAAAGGCCTCGGCCACTTCATCAACGGTTACTTCCTCTGCATTAGCCTTGACATCACTCACTTCGTCCGAAGGGTCACCGGCCACTTCATCAACGGTTACTTCCTCTGCATTCGCCTTGACATCACTCACTTCGTCCGAAGGGTCACCAGCAACCACGCCATCCGGCTTCCTACAAGCAGCCTCAAGATCATCCTCCACCGTCACACTACTCAGCTTCTCCGCAAGAGTGTCAATGCTCGTTTTCGCCTTGGCGAAATTCGTTTGAAGCGTATTGTTGCGGCTCTCAACATTCTTGTTCAAATCTTGCACCTTATTAAGCTTCTCCTCCATTTGAATGACCTTGGAGCTCAACCCCTCAGTGTCCCCACCAAGGCCCCCAtcctcctccacctcctccaaACTCTGGATCTGCACATTCAGCTCATCGTTCTCCGCCCTCAACGTGTTCACAAGGACCGTCTGAGACGACACAGCCGTCTCCAACGTGATCACCTTATTCACCAACAGATCAATCTTCTCAGCCAACTGTGTGACAGACAATGTGCCCAATGAGCCAGTGTCCAAGCTCTCCTCCAACTTCTCAGGCAGCTCCTCGAGCTCCTTCGTCTCCTGCAGCAACGCAGCCAAGTCTTTACTAAACTCATGCGATAAACTCCCTGGCCTTTCAGCCCCATCACTCTGCTCAAGCATGTACTTCTCCCGAAGCGACTTCAAGCGCTCGCACGCAGCCTGAATCCGATCATACTCGTCCTTCGCCTCGAGGGAAGTCTTGTCCTGCTTCTCCTGAAGCATAGCGAGCGTCTCCTGGCACGACTTCAACGCCGCCTCAGCCATGAGCGTACGAGCCTCGTCGTCCTCGATCACACTATCCATACTAAACTCATCCTGCAGCCTAGAAATCTTCTGCTGCATCTCCATGACTTGGCTCTCAATCCCCCAATACTTGGCTATCCCACTCTCAAAAGAGCTCTTCACAAACTCCTTCACAGTGTGCAAAGACAGGATCTCCTTATGCAGCTTGTTGATCTCCTCAAGGGCCTCCTCCTTGGTGAGCCCCGACACGACAACAGGTTTCGGACGGCTCTGACCCTTGACCTTCTTTGCCTTAAACTGCCTTGAGGCCTTAGTAATGATGGTCTTGAGATCCCTGACCGGAGGCTTGGGGATCTTCGACATGTTCGCCTCCGGGACGACAAAGTTGTCCGGGATCTTGGGGGGGATCTCGTCGTCGTCCGCCATGCCAAACTGCACCTGCTCGGGGAAGACAGTTGCAATGGTGTGGTTGGCGTTTTGGAAGTCTTTCGATAAGAGGTCGTAGCGATCAGCCAACGAGCGGAAGACCTTGAAGGCCTCCTCGACCGCGCAGATGAGCTCGGGCCGCCTCTGGTAGTACATCTCCGCCCTCTTTGCAAAGGAGTCCCCATCTCCTTCAATCAGTTGGAGCATGCCTTGTACCTTCTCTTCCATGTCTGCATTTTTCCAAACAAAAtttacaaatttcaaattttcaataacaCTACTATATTACCAATATTTGCATACTAGATTAACATAGAATTGTTGTCCAAAAAACAGTCAGCAGCATGTGGGAAAAAGAGTGAGTTACCTTGAAGGCTCTGCTCGAGCCATTTGGATTGCTTGGTGCGAATGTGGCTGGCCCACCACCATGAATATGCATGGTTCGCAGCTCTCTGCAACATCTCCGATCTCTTCTTCCCTTTCTTACACAATTCACATGAGAGTGACTGAACAACAATGAAACTGAAAAGTTAGCACAACATTAGGGGGTTAATGGCTATGAGAAGTTTTCGCTCCTTGATCTATTTTTGGAATTTCACCATCAATTATTCCACATTAATGTTACTAACTTCCCAACGTGGCCACCACTGCTTATTCCAACACAAGTTGCCAATGCGCACTTTCTTCCTCAACTTTGTGATCTACAACTACTACACATTGTCGTGCGATTTTTTTATATTGCTCATATTTAATTGAATACGATGAAACATGATTTTGCGACATGATGTGATTGATTGAAAAGGATTTGTAGTCTGTAATAAGGTTGAAAAAATATGTTTGTTAGTTTCAACTAGAAATTAGTCTTCAATGTGAAAATGGAATATTAATATTCTTCAATAATTATGCACCACAGCATGAAACGTGATAaggaatttttttaatattaaatctatgaAGAAAACAATCGACATTTTGTCTTTAAAGTCATAATCTTTGGGCAAATTATAGTATTTTCCACTAactttgaaatttaaaaatcacaaatttcgGAAAGGTTGCAATTTTCCTAAACAGACCCAAAGAGAATTATTAATGAAACAACGTCGTTCGATACCCTAATTCTTGATTCGATATTGAATAATAGTATATACGTAATAGAATAAAATGTTTGATACCCTAATTCttgttaactttttttttcccatttttctcTTCCAAAATAACCAAGCGCGGTCCAAGATTTACAGAAAGCGTCTCTTGATAGAAGTGTTACCACTCATCGTCCAGACTGGCACGATGGAAGCACAGGATCGTGCAGACGAATATGAAGAAAGACGTGAATTCAATGAACATTGCTCCGGTTCCAATCAAGCCTGCGTGCCTCAGAATGATGGGAATGGCCATGCTCCCCACAGCAGATGCACCTGTCAAGAACTTGGCAGCATCTATCCAACTGCACGGGAACACCAATCAAAACTAAGAAGAACAGGCATGGCTTTACTTCCATATAAACATCTAACGCAGCCATTGAAACACAGATAATAACAAACTGTGAACGAAATTCCCAACAAATGCCCACAAGATGTCAAACATTGGTATGCAGTTTCTAGACGCGTTCTCATCCTGAGTCATAAGCGTAGGATTACTCACCCCCCGCCTTCTCGACTGGTAAGGAATTGAGTGGTTCCACCACCAAAGAAAAGACAAGGCATTGGCACCAGAACATACATCAGAGCTGAGAAGAAAATTCACAAGAAGATCAGGCATAGAAATGTAATGACCAACATCATTTGATTAAATTATCCCTTGCTCTAACCCATCCCCAACGAAAATACGAAGCCTTCATGCAAACCTGATAACATTGGCCACCAGTTGCTGTATATCGCACAAGCCTGCATTCAGGAATGTTGAAGTAACAATCAAAAAGAGCAATATAAACATGTTTCTACCAGCATATATATACCAAATTACACAAAACTATCAGAAAATGATgatagtgatgatgatgatgatgatattatCTGCTGTGACACAAAAACCCAGACCACAGGATTTCAGGAGAGGtctataacaataaaaaatgcatgAGCCTACATGGAAAATTAACACAGTATCCTGTGGTGTTTGTTCATGTAAACAAATTTAGACATGATAATGATGGAATGTACGTAAGCATGTGATTAAGGACCCTCATATTAACAATTTAACATGATAATCAGAAGTTATTTCAGAATTGTGGAgatggaaaaaatgaaaattaagagCTTAGTCAAAACCTACCAAGATCTGGAGCAGGATGCTAGATGAAAACATGAATGCAAGTCCTGCAAGACTGGATATCAAATGCCAAGATTAATGGTCAGTAATACAACAGAAAGGAATAGAAATGTGCTGATTTCTACACTTCGCCTCTTCCCTTCTCATTCTAGAGAAAGGAAATGAAGTGCAGATGTAAggaataatattaaattaatagattCGTATTGGTCACTTACACTGCATGCAATCAACCAGATCAGTCACACAGTACCGGAATAGCGTACCAGCATAAGTTGCAAGATCAAAACCACAATGTAAAGTAGATTAGACATTGCAGTAATAATATATTTacaacactacaaaaaaaaatgcatttagaataaaatcacACAGAGGTTTAGCAAATCACACTAGAAGTTACATGCTCCATTCTCTAATAACTAATGCATACTGGTGGGTAGAGAACAGTGATGGAGCCACTTGAGCTCCACAAGGGACAAATGCCCCTCATAAAAAATCCCCTAcaagagtattttttttttaaattccctATATATGCCCCATCTCATATCCTCAAAATTTcctcatatatattttttcctcTCCTAAATTAAATTCCTGGCTTCGCCCCTGGTAGAGAATCCAGATAAAATATTCATGAATGAAGGTTAAGGTAATTCGACTGAGTCACTGACAACAATATTGTGAGAAACACTAGATCAGAAGGTAGagataacaaaataacaattagcAAATCAAACTATGATACAggcaacaaaataacaattgtCTCCTTTAATTCCAAAATAAGGATCGAGCATTACATGCCAAACAAATCATCATGAATATAGAAAGAGAAGGCATAAAGGTACAAACCTTCAATTGTCATCGCCATTTGCAGGTACTTTACAAAGATACTGAAACAGACTTGACGATTTTCAAGTCAATTTATCTGCTTCTGCTACAAGTttcagaaaaaaagaaaataagaacaaaaatgtgaagaaataaACTAGAAGCATAATATATTCATAATGACTGCACATCCATTTGTCTTGTATTAAAACACAAATGTATGTGCCAGTGACATTATATTGAGATCAGGGTTTAACTTACTATACATCTTATAACTCATCATCGAGAcacttcaaaattttaattgataCAATTCAACTGATACACTTGGCATTGCCACGAAAATGAATTCTTTTGCATCTACAGAGGGAATTATGTGCATGCGGTAACAATAATTGTTGTGAAAGTCATAAATTCTACCATAGCATATTTCCGTCATTGAATTCACAACCTCGGAAAACCTAAAGCTTAACAAATTCTCATATGCGAGTAGCaaaaaaatgaagagagaaCCTTTTTTCCTCTCAAAAAAGAGAGAACAATTATTAGGTCATCTTTTCCTGGAAACTAACAAATCTAGATTTTCTAACCATGATTATCTAAAACAGGTTAGGTTAAGCAGAAGCCATGATTAAAGAATTTATTCGAGCGTAGAAATTTGATTACTAATATAATTTCAATGTCACAGTAAAACTTTTGGTCTGTGTCCGACTAAGGGAAATTATCAAGAACAACTGAATCCTCAATAAATGGATAAGCCGAACAGCTTAAAATACAAACACGAGGGAAATTTCTACAGCACCAGCTTCAACGGATAAGCCGAACAGCTTAAAATACAAACACGAGGGAAATTTCTACAGCACCAGCTTCAACCAAGTCCCAAAACACCTAAGAACACCCGCAGCGGTGCTCGCGccgacggacggcgtccgtgccgctggcgcggcaccGCCCTGCTCggcgctgcgctcttgccgctggcacggcgctgctcgatgcatcgagcacgacCGTGCCaacgagcagctgacgtggcgttTCCTGATTGGCCAATGACAATGTCGTTGGCAATatcgttttttctttttttaaaaaaaatatcaaaaataatcccaaaaatttttaaaaatatattttcagattc
This DNA window, taken from Salvia splendens isolate huo1 chromosome 18, SspV2, whole genome shotgun sequence, encodes the following:
- the LOC121777292 gene encoding vacuolar protein sorting-associated protein 55 homolog is translated as MFSSSILLQILACAIYSNWWPMLSALMYVLVPMPCLFFGGGTTQFLTSREGGGWIDAAKFLTGASAVGSMAIPIILRHAGLIGTGAMFIEFTSFFIFVCTILCFHRASLDDEW
- the LOC121777291 gene encoding kinase-interacting protein 1-like, whose protein sequence is MLQRAANHAYSWWWASHIRTKQSKWLEQSLQDMEEKVQGMLQLIEGDGDSFAKRAEMYYQRRPELICAVEEAFKVFRSLADRYDLLSKDFQNANHTIATVFPEQVQFGMADDDEIPPKIPDNFVVPEANMSKIPKPPVRDLKTIITKASRQFKAKKVKGQSRPKPVVVSGLTKEEALEEINKLHKEILSLHTVKEFVKSSFESGIAKYWGIESQVMEMQQKISRLQDEFSMDSVIEDDEARTLMAEAALKSCQETLAMLQEKQDKTSLEAKDEYDRIQAACERLKSLREKYMLEQSDGAERPGSLSHEFSKDLAALLQETKELEELPEKLEESLDTGSLGTLSVTQLAEKIDLLVNKVITLETAVSSQTVLVNTLRAENDELNVQIQSLEEVEEDGGLGGDTEGLSSKVIQMEEKLNKVQDLNKNVESRNNTLQTNFAKAKTSIDTLAEKLSSVTVEDDLEAACRKPDGVVAGDPSDEVSDVKANAEEVTVDEVAGDPSDEVSDVKANAEEVTVDEVAEAFADADDSLLTDAETGEEAGRSSSDLKGDEQGVDVDEDDDDAGRTSESLATREAGEEEEEVFKDVREVQNVEQGVNKVRRSFSSVQEKEHNENMVRKTTSFSSRKTIMEILEEDSEGRARAKDKDKDKDKDKGKDKDKDKDDISWQQVLLCGMEDREKILLKEYTTILRNYKEVKKKLNEVERKERDSQFDTTIQMRELKKVISRRDEEIANLRMRLSALEGDTAPLSTISEEDDTFQPGENEDVTLTKDIRGPPLTDKTNETGMVYMASSLSQVEEKLRTDIDAILDENLDFWFRFSTAFHQIQKFKTEVRDLDEELSKLRERRNTDNGGGGGDTQMKSEVVPIFKHLRDIQRELSVWLEQSAPLKDELKNRFTSLCNIQEEITEALREGVEKRFSSHQAAKLQGEVLNMKQENEKVREELEVGLDHVSMLQLQIDKTLGLLDQEFGISEQSEHRNKVPLRSFIFGNKSSKKPKVSLFSCMHPSRKYQVLRAGLRLSSHNNSS